Proteins from one Desulfurobacteriaceae bacterium genomic window:
- a CDS encoding sulfide-dependent adenosine diphosphate thiazole synthase, producing the protein MQNLREVIISQAIIESFMEKLKDHLEVDVAIVGGGPSGLVAAYYLAKEGFKVSLYERKLSIGGGMWAGAMFFNEIVVQEMGREILDEFGVSYKKYTDGYYIADAVEAVTTIASKAIKAGATIFNGVTVEDVVLKKVDNNYRVCGLVINWTAVDLTRMHVDPLAIESKYVIDATGHDAYVISTLQKKAGIRLDTETGCVVGEKPLWASVGEEDTVKNSKEVFPGIYVSGMAANATCGSHRMGPVFGGMLMSGKKVAEEIAAKLKESK; encoded by the coding sequence ATGCAAAACCTAAGAGAAGTTATTATCTCCCAAGCCATTATTGAATCTTTCATGGAAAAACTAAAAGATCACCTTGAAGTGGATGTTGCGATTGTAGGGGGAGGTCCTTCTGGGCTTGTAGCTGCTTACTATTTAGCAAAAGAAGGATTTAAAGTTTCTCTTTATGAGAGGAAACTTTCCATTGGTGGAGGAATGTGGGCAGGAGCTATGTTCTTTAATGAAATAGTCGTTCAAGAAATGGGAAGAGAAATCCTTGACGAGTTTGGAGTTTCTTATAAAAAGTATACCGATGGATACTACATAGCTGATGCAGTAGAGGCAGTAACAACAATTGCATCAAAAGCTATAAAAGCTGGTGCTACAATATTCAACGGTGTAACTGTAGAAGATGTCGTTCTTAAAAAGGTAGATAACAATTATAGAGTATGTGGTCTTGTAATTAACTGGACTGCTGTTGACTTAACAAGAATGCACGTTGATCCTCTTGCGATAGAGTCAAAATATGTAATAGACGCAACAGGTCATGATGCTTACGTAATTTCTACCCTCCAGAAAAAAGCAGGAATAAGGCTTGACACAGAAACGGGCTGTGTTGTAGGAGAAAAACCTCTTTGGGCATCTGTTGGAGAGGAAGACACTGTTAAAAATAGCAAGGAAGTATTTCCAGGCATTTACGTTAGTGGAATGGCAGCAAACGCTACCTGTGGTAGCCACAGAATGGGACCTGTATTTGGTGGAATGCTAATGTCCGGTAAGAAAGTAGCAGAAGAAATCGCTGCTAAGTTAAAAGAAAGCAAGTAA
- a CDS encoding EAL domain-containing protein has protein sequence MGKNLWTNEYLKFFDTFCESYLKELSISIREKQGITNVENFCKEIRPKFKELVEYFFSDEERFETTVIEIGKKLYRKNLSIAFIVDIINTLIFKVINYINTEHLPNHLIESTNTFMKKFTNLVALGFILESLPEKKKKLKKKLSSETTSYLLQHFSLLQNVLKKQPSQIPDLKDCPIDQYMKSLEFRIIYHKLEICEESQRIHSLIHTYLNLFETYFKEEKYLPAYLILITLYFLFEKLGEIFNNIETAKKNTSLEEIISFIANEKRELFLFVIDPREISFLNKVLGYTVGDTIFYSLIKKLLNLVPNDKRQAVIKCSYGAVCVISDNTELDYENIFLKLKKQIKEEFRSLPIKIDISGFLIRIPKNSSLNKEDLFNTIRFAIRESKKDSNNLFILDLENFDNHKKVAIFKSLYEDLVEKLSSGNLALAIQGIYDLKTGKVSHYEILVRLRNNKGEIIPAYEFIDLVYEYRLIDLLDIMVLRKVLDNAHLFKDKFLFINISPRTFKITPSFEEVKKISEEMKKKGLNFGFEITEQATIEDFDVLVDFLNKSEIPLSIDDFGTGYSSFSHFVEIIERVPVKFLKIDGSYVKKITYSGKAEKIVKTINSMAHSLNIKTIAEFAENEDIVERLKKLGTDYAQGYYFEKPKIIV, from the coding sequence ATGGGTAAAAACCTTTGGACAAACGAATATCTTAAGTTTTTTGACACTTTCTGCGAAAGCTACTTAAAAGAACTCTCTATCAGTATTAGAGAAAAACAGGGAATTACTAACGTAGAAAATTTCTGTAAAGAGATTAGACCTAAGTTTAAAGAGCTTGTAGAGTACTTTTTTAGCGATGAAGAAAGATTTGAAACTACAGTAATAGAAATTGGAAAGAAACTTTACCGCAAGAACTTAAGCATAGCTTTCATCGTTGACATTATAAACACTCTAATTTTCAAGGTTATCAACTACATAAATACTGAACATCTTCCTAATCACTTAATAGAATCCACTAACACATTTATGAAAAAATTTACCAATCTTGTAGCCTTAGGTTTTATCTTGGAATCCCTGCCTGAAAAGAAGAAGAAATTAAAAAAGAAACTGTCTTCCGAGACAACTAGCTACCTGCTTCAGCATTTTTCTCTACTCCAAAACGTTTTAAAAAAGCAACCTTCCCAAATTCCGGATCTAAAGGATTGCCCAATTGATCAATACATGAAAAGTCTAGAGTTCAGAATAATTTATCATAAGTTAGAAATTTGTGAGGAATCACAAAGAATACACTCTTTAATCCATACCTATCTCAATCTCTTCGAGACTTACTTCAAAGAGGAAAAATATCTGCCGGCTTACCTTATCTTGATAACTCTTTACTTTTTATTTGAAAAGCTTGGAGAAATATTCAACAACATAGAAACAGCAAAGAAAAACACTTCGCTAGAAGAAATAATTTCCTTCATTGCCAATGAAAAGAGAGAGCTTTTTCTTTTTGTTATTGACCCAAGAGAGATTTCTTTCCTCAACAAGGTCCTCGGTTACACAGTTGGAGACACTATTTTCTACTCTCTGATAAAAAAACTACTAAACCTTGTTCCAAACGATAAGAGACAGGCTGTTATCAAGTGTTCTTATGGAGCTGTTTGTGTTATTTCAGATAATACAGAACTGGATTATGAGAATATATTTTTGAAACTAAAAAAACAGATAAAGGAAGAGTTTAGAAGCCTACCAATAAAGATAGATATATCCGGTTTTCTGATAAGAATTCCCAAAAACAGCAGTCTAAACAAAGAAGATCTCTTTAACACCATAAGGTTTGCTATAAGGGAAAGTAAGAAAGATTCCAATAACCTTTTCATTCTTGATCTAGAAAATTTTGATAATCACAAAAAAGTGGCAATATTTAAAAGTCTTTACGAGGATCTGGTGGAAAAGCTTTCTTCCGGTAACTTAGCTTTAGCTATACAGGGGATATATGACCTCAAAACAGGAAAAGTAAGCCACTATGAAATCTTAGTAAGACTTAGAAACAATAAGGGAGAAATTATTCCCGCTTATGAGTTTATAGACCTTGTTTACGAATATAGACTTATAGATCTCTTGGATATTATGGTTCTAAGAAAAGTCCTTGATAATGCTCACTTATTCAAGGACAAGTTCTTGTTCATAAATATAAGTCCTAGAACGTTTAAGATAACCCCCTCTTTTGAAGAAGTAAAAAAGATTTCTGAGGAAATGAAAAAGAAAGGATTAAATTTCGGATTTGAAATAACCGAACAAGCTACAATTGAAGACTTTGATGTTCTCGTAGATTTCCTCAACAAATCAGAAATCCCCCTATCAATCGATGATTTTGGAACTGGTTATTCCTCATTCTCTCACTTTGTAGAGATAATAGAAAGGGTTCCTGTCAAATTCTTAAAAATTGATGGGAGCTATGTGAAGAAGATTACCTACTCAGGAAAAGCTGAAAAGATAGTGAAGACGATAAATAGTATGGCCCATTCCCTTAACATAAAGACCATTGCAGAATTTGCAGAAAACGAGGATATAGTAGAAAGGCTAAAAAAGCTTGGCACCGACTATGCCCAAGGATATTATTTTGAAAAGCCAAAAATTATTGTCTAA
- the thiC gene encoding phosphomethylpyrimidine synthase ThiC: MATLVELAKKGVVTKEMEFVAKYEKRDVDYIVQGLIEGTIVIPANIYHREKENFQPRGIGKGLITKVNANIGTSGDIESIELELEKLKVAIKYGADAVMDLSTGDHIDETRKIIIENSPVMVGTVPIYQAAKEAVDKYGFIGKMTVDDLFKVIEKHCQDGVDFITVHCGVTLTSLERLRNEGRIMNIVSRGGALMAEWMVYNEKENPLYEHYDRLLEIAKKYDVTLSLGDGMRPGCIADATDRCQIEELITLGELVDRAREADVQAMVEGPGHVPLDQVEANIILQKRLCHNAPFYVLGPIVTDIAPGYDHIAGAIGGAIAARAGADFLCYLTPAEHLALPDVEDVKEGVIAARIAGHAADIVKGVPGALEWDLEMAKARENLDWERQFELAIDPEKARRYREERRPQKDEETCTMCGKLCSIKRVHEYLKK; encoded by the coding sequence ATGGCTACTTTAGTAGAACTTGCTAAGAAAGGAGTAGTTACTAAGGAAATGGAATTTGTAGCAAAGTACGAAAAAAGAGATGTTGATTATATAGTCCAAGGACTTATAGAGGGAACTATTGTTATCCCTGCCAACATTTATCATAGAGAAAAAGAGAATTTCCAACCTAGGGGCATTGGAAAAGGACTAATTACAAAAGTAAATGCAAACATAGGAACATCTGGAGACATTGAAAGTATAGAGTTGGAACTTGAGAAGTTAAAAGTTGCCATTAAATATGGTGCTGATGCTGTAATGGACTTATCAACTGGAGACCACATTGACGAAACAAGAAAGATAATCATAGAGAATTCACCAGTAATGGTTGGAACAGTTCCTATTTACCAAGCTGCAAAGGAAGCTGTCGATAAGTACGGTTTTATAGGAAAAATGACCGTTGATGACCTATTCAAGGTTATAGAAAAGCATTGTCAAGACGGTGTTGATTTTATTACAGTTCACTGTGGAGTAACTTTAACCTCTCTAGAGAGGTTAAGAAACGAAGGAAGGATAATGAACATCGTTTCCCGTGGTGGAGCCCTTATGGCGGAATGGATGGTTTACAATGAAAAAGAAAATCCTCTATATGAACATTATGATAGACTATTAGAAATAGCTAAAAAGTACGATGTAACTCTGTCTCTTGGAGATGGAATGAGACCCGGTTGTATTGCTGATGCGACAGATAGGTGCCAAATAGAAGAGCTAATAACTCTTGGAGAACTTGTAGATAGAGCAAGAGAAGCAGACGTTCAAGCGATGGTTGAAGGACCAGGACACGTTCCACTTGATCAAGTAGAGGCAAACATCATTTTACAGAAAAGACTTTGCCACAATGCCCCATTCTACGTTCTTGGCCCAATAGTTACAGACATTGCTCCAGGATACGACCACATAGCCGGAGCCATTGGTGGTGCAATAGCAGCGAGAGCTGGAGCCGATTTCCTTTGCTACTTAACTCCAGCAGAACACCTTGCACTTCCAGATGTAGAGGATGTTAAAGAAGGTGTAATAGCCGCAAGGATTGCAGGACATGCTGCTGATATAGTCAAAGGAGTACCGGGTGCTCTTGAATGGGACTTGGAAATGGCAAAGGCAAGAGAAAACTTAGATTGGGAAAGGCAGTTTGAATTAGCGATAGACCCTGAGAAAGCAAGAAGATACAGAGAAGAGAGAAGACCTCAAAAGGATGAGGAAACCTGTACAATGTGTGGGAAGCTGTGTTCCATTAAAAGAGTTCATGAATACTTGAAAAAGTAG
- the hisF gene encoding imidazole glycerol phosphate synthase subunit HisF, with product MLAKRIIPCLDVKEGRVVKGINFVNLIDAGDPVENAKVYDEQGADELVFLDITASYEKRNIMIDVVKKTAEQVFMPLTVGGGVKSVEDIRNLLNAGADKVSINTAAVKNPNLIYEAAKLFGSQCIVVAIDAKRKGNSWEVYIHGGRTPTGINAIEWAKRVVDLGAGEILLTSMDKDGTKSGYDIELTKAIAEAVSVPVIASGGAGTKEHFYEGLTEGKADAVLAASVFHFKEISIPELKKYLKEKGVCVRI from the coding sequence ATGCTTGCGAAGAGAATAATTCCCTGTCTTGATGTAAAAGAAGGAAGAGTCGTTAAGGGAATTAATTTTGTTAACTTAATAGACGCTGGCGATCCTGTTGAAAATGCAAAAGTTTACGATGAACAAGGGGCAGATGAACTTGTTTTCTTAGATATTACTGCCAGCTATGAGAAAAGAAACATTATGATAGATGTTGTAAAAAAGACTGCCGAACAAGTCTTTATGCCGCTTACAGTTGGCGGTGGTGTAAAGAGCGTAGAAGACATAAGAAACCTTTTAAACGCTGGAGCAGACAAAGTCTCTATAAATACAGCAGCAGTTAAAAATCCCAATCTCATCTATGAAGCTGCAAAACTTTTTGGTTCTCAGTGTATAGTTGTGGCGATAGATGCTAAAAGGAAGGGAAATTCTTGGGAAGTTTACATTCACGGTGGAAGAACTCCAACCGGAATTAACGCTATAGAGTGGGCAAAAAGGGTCGTGGACTTAGGAGCTGGAGAAATTCTCTTAACATCTATGGATAAAGATGGAACAAAGTCTGGATATGACATTGAGCTAACAAAAGCTATTGCAGAAGCAGTTTCTGTCCCAGTGATAGCTTCAGGCGGAGCTGGAACAAAGGAACATTTTTATGAAGGCCTAACAGAAGGAAAAGCAGACGCAGTTCTCGCTGCATCGGTCTTCCACTTTAAAGAGATTTCTATTCCAGAACTGAAAAAGTATCTAAAAGAAAAGGGCGTTTGTGTAAGAATTTAG